The genomic region AAAACCTCTATGTCCGCGCACGTGCCTCGCTGTACCGCTTCGGTATTTATTCCCCCGCAGCGGTTGAAGAATGGAAACGCTGCTGTTCATTCGATATTCCCCGTTCGTGGAAAGATTCGGTGTTGAGCTTATCGGGCGGTATGATTCAAAAACTGATTTTCAGCCGCGAACTCGACAATCCGCCGCCGCAGTTGGTTATCTGTGCCGAACCCTATTGGGGGCTGGACAGGAAGGTGCAGCTCGCACTGCTGCAGCGGCTCCGCAATCTCGCTGAAAAAGGGGCGGCGGTTATCGTACTCACCTCTGACGTAGACGCCGCGCTTGAAACCTGCGACCGTATTCATGTATTATACCGCGGTGTCCTGACCCGCTTTATGGAACGTTCCGCATATAACCGCGCGGAAATCATTGCGGCGATGATGCAGGCGAGTAAAGATGAATAAAGATACGCAACAACACCGTCTCAAAAAAGCAGCCCCGCTTTTAAACAGTATTATTTCGGTAACCGCAAGCGCAGCAGCAGCGGCAATCTGTTTGGCGGCGCAGAGCGAAGAACCGCTCGAAACACTCATCGCGTTTTTTATTTCCCCTTTTACCAATACTTTTTATTTCGGCAATATGCTCGACCAAGCCTCCCTCATTTTGCTCTGTGCGATGGGTTTTATCCTTCCGGCAAAGGCAGGCTTTTTCAACCTCGGAGGAGAAGGGCAAGCGTATCTCGCTTCGTTTATCGCGGTAGAATTCGCATTGCTGATACCTCAATTCCCGCAGCCCTTCGGCCTTATCACCGGATGCATACTTGCGGCTCTTTGCTCCGGCCTTTTAGGTTTTATTTCCGCTTTTTTGAAGCAATTTCTTGGCATTACCGAACTGATCAGCACCTATTTATTATCGTGCGCACTACTCCCGCTCATCGACTACGGCGTGAATGACATATTCAGGGATTCCTCAAGCAATCTGATGGCAACCCCGTATACCAGCGAAGCGTGGTTCTTCACTTCTTTTTGGAATCCTTCGACATTGAACAGCAGCATCTTTTTTACGGTGATAATAACGGCGCTGCTTTTCTGGATGTTCAAGCGTACCCGCTACGGCTACGAACTCGGATTAACCGGCAATAACCGCGCCTTCGCACAATCCCAAGGAATTAAGGTCGGCTTGATTTCAGTCTTGGCGCTGACATTCGGCGCAGCAGCCCACGGACTTGCGGGCGCATTCAGCGTATACGGCTCGCGGCACTATGTCTATGCGGGCATTACATCGGGACTGGGCTGGAGCGGCATCTCCGCAGCGCTTATCGGGCGCAATCATCCGTTGGGGGCGGTATTCGGCGCGCTGTTTTTTGCATGGATGGAAGCAGGCGGCAAGGCTGCGATGCTCCAGACAAGCACGTCCTTTGACCTTTCGTCAATTGTACAGGGGATTGCGTTTATATTGATAACGGTTGATTTTTTCCGGCAAAAACGAAAAGGAAGTCCTGTATGATAACCGCATCGATTACACTGATTGCACAAGCCGCGCCGCTGCTGATTGCCGCCTGCGCTGCCCTCGTTTCGGAATACGCGGGGCTGTTGAACGTCGGAATAGAAGGACTGATGCTTTTAAGCGCCTTTACGGGAATCGGCGGAATTCTATTAACCGAAAACCTCGGCGGTCTTATTCCGGGGCTTGCCGTCTCGCTTACGTTGGGTGCAGGGTTGAGTATGTTTATTACCTATCTTGCTCTCTATCGTAAAGCCAATATCTACATACTCGGACTTGCAGTAAACTTAACCGCTGCAGGCTTTGTTTCTATACTGAGCACACGGTTTTTCGGTAACCGGAGTATTGTTGCGCTGCCGCCGGAGCTGCTGCTTCAGCCGCAGCTCCTCAAAACGGTGAGCGCAGCGCTCGCCGTTTTGACCGGCCTCGGACTTGCGCTCTTTTGCCGCTACACCAAAACAGGCTTACGGATAAAGATACTCGGAAAAGACTCTGCATTTTTGGATTCGATTGGGGTGCATACCGCACGGTTAAAGATAGCGGCAATGGGTATGTCCGGGGCGGCGGCGGCGTTGGCAGGCTGCTTATTATCCCTCCAGCTGGGAGCCTTTGTTCCAAACCAAAGCGCCGGCAAGGGGTGGATCGCCCTCGTGCTTGCGTATGCAGGCGGACGCTCCGTTATCGGAACAATCTGTGCCGCGCTGCTGTTCGTCTATCTTGAAAACACCATCGCGGCGGCGCAGATCGGTATGGAACATCCGGCGCTCTTGATCGGTCTGCCTTTCGTGCTCGGACTCTTCCTGATTATCGCCGAAAAGCTGATTATCCGCCTATGGAAGCGGTATAGAGGGAAATGACAAGGCAGCCGGGCGAATTCTAAGAAAGATTGGCTATTTCAAATGTTCGGGCAATAATTCTAAAATTGATATAATTTTATGGAGGTAAACAATGATGATTTATGATTATTCGGTGCAGGATGCACAAGGAAACGATGTTTCACTCAGCAAATATAAGGGCAAAGTTCTGCTGATTGTAAATACGGCAACAGCCTGCGGATTTACGCCGCAGTACAAAGAGCTGGAAGAAATCTACGAAAAATACCACGATAGCGGTTTTGAGATAATCGATGTGCCGTGCAATCAATTCGGTGAGCAGGCTCCCGGCACGGATGCGGAAATTCACACATTTTGTACACTGCATTACAACACGAAGTTTCCACAAATGAAAAAATCGGATGTAAACGGAGAACACGCGCTGCCGCTTTTTACCTATTTAAAATCACAAAAAAAATTTGAGGGGTTCGGCGCAGGAAAAATGGCGGAGACGTTGAGAGATTTTATTCAAAAGATCGACAGCGATTATAAAAATACCCCCGACATCAAATGGAATTTTACTAAATTCGTTATTGCCCGGGACGGCACTGTCGTTGCCCGCTTTGAACCGCCCGCCCCTATGTCCGATGTTGCAGCATGTGTTGCGGGGTGTGTGGAGAATTTAGAGGGGAAGTAGGGAAATTCAAAAAAAGGAGTGACTGGCATCTACCTCGATTTCGATACGCCGGACAGAAAGCGCAATATTAAAATGAAAAAAAATAACCGTTGTGCCCGTTTGTATAAATCTGTGAAGCAGCGGTGTAGGTGCGTCGGTTCCTTAATATACCGTAACGATATAATAATTGCCGTGAATGTCAATAGCTTGCTATTAAAGTTCTTCATAGTAATTTCGCCATAGATAAGCTGAGCTTTTTAAATTGTTGCAGAACTATACGGATATATTTATGATTTTACCAGTTTGTACAAACGTTTGGTAACGGCAATTAAATTGATGGATATACGTTGATGCCCCCTGAATTCCCGATTATACGACTTTTTGGAGGTATCATCGATAATCCGCTAGAAGGTGCGATGCAGCCGCTCTCTTTTATACGGTAACTATCGGTGAGGGGAAGATAACCTACCTCATGCTGTCCCGTTATACCCTGTGCGCACCGTCTCCTGCCTCGCAGGCAAAAAAGGAAGCTGTCAGCCCTGTCTTTTCGGTATAGGCGTTGCCGACACGGGCGGTAAATTCCGCAATGGCATCTTTTTGCACTAAGGCAATAGCACAACCGCCGAATCCCGCACCGGTCATCCGCGCGCCTAAGCAACATGGTTCGGCATTAGCGGCATCGGCAAGCGTATCAAGTTCAAGACCGGTTACTTCATAGTCGCGCCGCAGCGAGTCGTGGGACGCCTTGAGCAGTTCACCGAGTTTCGGCAAGTTACCGGCCTTTAGCGCCGCGACCGCTGCAAGGACCCGCTCATTTTCCGTAATGCAATGCCGCACCCGTTTAAAGATACGCTCATCGGCTATAGCTTCGGCAACCATACCTAAATCGGCGGAAGTCAAGTCGCAGAGATTATAAATAGGCTTAATCTTCTGTAAAAAGAGCAAGTCCTTCCATACATTCGGCGCAGCGTTCATTGTACTTTGAGTCTACCAGCGCACGCTGCTTATTGGTATTCATTACGACAATGCGGTAATCACCGAGTACGAGTGGTACATATTCATACTCAAGCGTCGCCGTGTCGAGCAGCATCGCGCATTCTTTTTTACCCATTGCAATACTGAACTGATCCATAATTCCGCACTGCATATTCATAAAGACATGCTCGGACTCCTGCCCCATCTTGGCAAGTTCTACCGGATCAACCTTAAAGCCGAACAATTCGTCGACCGCTCGTCCGAAGCCTACTTCAAGCGCAGCCGATGAAGAAATACCGCCGCCTGCAGGCAGTTTACTGAAAAACAGTACCTCAAAACCGCTTGTCAGTTTGTATCCGCCTTTTTGCAGCATCGCGAGCATACCATTCAGATAGTTCGCATATTGATTTTCTCTCCGGTAGCAGAAAGTTTCCGTAGAAGAAAATTCAAGTGCACCCGGAAACCGTATATCATCATAGATAATCTTTGTGTCAGGGCGCTTGCGCAAAAGCACATAGAGATACCGGTTAATCGCCGCAGGGAACACCTTCCCGCCATTATAGTCGATATGCTCCCCGATAATATTGATACGGGCAGGGGAGGCAATCATCATGATTTCTTCCGTACCTGCTCCATACCGCTCGATAAAGGCCTTGGTCAATTCTGCCTTCATCTTATCTTCCGGCAAATCGGTTAAAAACTGTATAAATTCATGCTGTGTCATAGTGCCCCTCCCTTTAGGATTATCACAGCAGACTATTTTTTAACAACCCCGCAGAATAATGAGGTTGCTTAACCAGAATTGAACCTGCGGTTCAAATGGTTGCTCAACCTCATTATTCTGCGATTCTGATTTATCTGTCTGCTGTGATAATCCTTCTGCTAAATAAAATAAACTGTGTGAAATTTTTGACAAAATTTCACACAAAAGGTAAGCAACCGTTTGAAATATTTTTGGTACGGTTGCCTTATTCTGTTGTCCAACGGTTACTCTTATTTTCGGCATTAGTGGGCTGGTGTTTTATAACCAGTACTTACAGTACCGATGAAAGATCGGCGACGACGGTGTCGATCCGTCTGTTGCTGATATGGGTAACGGTAAAGGTTATCCGGTTGCAAGTGAGCCTCTCATTAGTATGCGGCAGATAGCCCCATTTTTCAAGTAGAAAACCGCCGAGCGTGTCATAATAATCGGAGTGAAAATCGGTGTGCAGCAATTCGTTGCAATCTTCCAGTCGCAGAGCGCCGGGAAGGATAAGCTGCGACGTATTGATAAAGCGGACCGAACGCATCGGGTCGTTCCGCGCCTTGCCATACTCATCCTGCACCGTACTGAACACTGCGGCAATGATATCATCCATCGTAATGAGTCCCGCCACACCGCCGTGTTCATCGATGACGATTGCAATATTTTGCATATTGGTATTCATCGCTCTGATAATCGAAAGGATGGAAGCGCTTTCGGGTACAAAAATTGCAGGGCGCTGCAAAGCCGCAATTCCGGGCTTCCTCCGCTCCTGCACGGCAAACAGCAGTGTCTTATAATGGATAATACCGGTAACGGTCTTTGTTTTGGAATCGTAGACAGGCAGGCGAGAAAAACGGCTGCGACGGAACTGTTCGATAATCTGCGAGAAAGTCGCGGCGGAATTAACGTAAGTAATCGCCGTACGCGGCGTCATAATATTGCGGAGTTTTACGTCCTGCAGCAAAACGGCTTTGCGCAGCAATGCTTCTTCTCCGGCAGCAAGGGCGCCGTCTTCTTGCCCGATATGCACGAGCAGTTGGAGATCTTTTTCTTTAAGCGTATCCGGCGTTGTTTTTGAGCGGGCATTACACAGCCTGAGTACCGCTTTTGTCAGCAGCGAGAATACCGCCACAATGGGACGGAGTACGGTGTAGCAGACATACAACGGCAGCGAGGCTTTTTTACCGATTGATTCCGCCCGTTCGGCTGCCAGCGCTTTAGGGAAAATTTCGGCAAGGATGATGATCAGCACGGTAATAACCGCAGTTGCTGCAGGGACGGCCTGCGCACCGAACACATTGAGGGTAAAAGCAGTGATGAGTCCCGAATTGAGCGTATTGACAAAATTGGTACCGATAAGCGCGGTTGTAACAATTTTGTCCTTCATCTCCACCAGCCGAGCCAACCGTTGAGCATTCCTGCGGGAACTTTTTTTAAGACTGCGATATTCCGGACGCGTAATAGCCGTTACCGCGGTTTCGGTGCCGGAAAAAAAGGCTGCACAGGCGAGCAGGATAATTATTTCAACACTGATAATAATGAGATTCATTCTTCCACCTGCATCCGCACTTCAACTTGCTCAATGCGGTTTGCTTCAACCTTTGTTACGGTAAAAAGATACGGTTCAATACTGATCGAATAACCGGCTGCCGGAATTTCTCCGGCCTTCTCCATAATGTAGCCGCCGATGGTGTCGCTGTACTGCGATTCAAGGTTGAGGTTCAGCTTTTCGTTTAAGTCGGCAAGCCGGGTAATACCTGCGATGGTGAAGGCTTCCTGTTCTTCAGCTCCATTACGAGCGGTTCCTGTATTATCGCTGCCTATACCATCAGCTCCTGTCCGTACCGGTGCGCTTGGTGATGCACTTGTCGGCATGGAGTTTGATGCGATCTCCGCAGGTGTTATACCGAATTCATTTGCTGCCGATGTTGCGTCGGCTTCGGTTGCTGCTATAGCCGCTGCCTGCCCTGATTTACTTACCGTCGATAGAGCTGGTGATGTGTTATTGGGTACGGCCTGTGTCGTTTCTGCCGTATCAACGTGTATGTTTGCATCCGCCATAGCGGTGTGAGTGTCCACGTCTGCCTGTACATCATACTCATCAAAAATATTGCCGAATATTTCTTCGCTGACATCCTCAACGGTTATCAGCCCTGCAGTGCCGCCGTACTCGTCAAGTACAATCGCCATTGTCTGCTGCTCGGTATGGAATTTTTTTTCCACTTGAGCGAGCTTCGTTGTTTCAAACACAAAGAGCGGTTTACGCAGATAGGTGCTTACCTGAAAGGTGTCGCTTTCGTCCAAGTATTCAGGAGAAAAAAGGAAGTCTTTAATATAGAAGAAACCTTGTATATCATCGATATTCGTGCTGTATACAGGGAAGCGTGAAAATCGAGATTTTTTTGATAGCTCAATGATTTCTGCTGCGGCTGCTCCAATATGAATTGCTGCAATGTCACGCCGCGGCGTCATTACGCTGCGGACGGAAAAATCGCCGTAGCGGAGAATATTCGTCAGCACGGTGCGTTCATCGCTGCCGATAAAGCCGCCCTCCTCCCGTGCCTGAAAAAACTCGCGTAAATCTGCCTCGGTAACGGCTGCTGTGTTTTGTGCTTCACGGATACCGCAAAGCCGCAGCAGAACACCGGTAACTGCGGAAAAAAGCGTAACAATCGGCGAAAGAATTGCCATCAATAATAGGATGAAGTGGGCAAAGGCAAGACTCAAAGCATCGGGGTACACCAACGCAATTGACTTAGGTAAAATTTCGCCGAAGATCAATAGCAGTACCGTACCGGCAGTGACCGCAATACCCAGTCCGGAATCTCCGAATATCCGCAGCGCAGCAGCAGTCAGCACTACGGAAATAGCGATGTTGACAATACTGTTTCCTATTAAAATCGTCGATAAAAATTTTTGTTTGTTTTGCAGAATTTTTTCCGCCCGTGCCGCTGCACGGTTATTCCGTTCGCGCAAAAAACGCAGCTTGAGCTTATTCAAAGACAAGAACGCCGTCTCCGCCGATGAAAAAAACATCGACAGCAAAAACAGCGCCAATAAACTGACGAGAAGTAATAGCGTATGCGGGGGTTCTCCAGTATCCATATTCGATAGACTATATTAGAAGGAATTTTTAAAAATGTCAATTTTCTTATTAAGAGTGCTTCCTGCTTGACAAAATATGATACGGCATATACCTTTTTATTAGGAATATCATTCTTAAAGGAGGAAGATATGAGAAAAGAATTCCGCATTACGGCGTTGATAGTAGGTATCCTTTCTATTATTGCGGGTATCTATATGTTCGTCAGCCCGATTACCAGCTTGGCGTCGCTTTCATTTTTTTTAGCAGTGGTCATGTTTATAAACGGTGTGTATGAAATTATCCATTATTTTGCAGACAGAGAAGATCATATCTTGATTGTTTTGCTGAACGGTATCCTCACCATTCTGCTTTCAATTCTCGTATTCTCCAGTCCTTTGTTCACAGCTGCAACCTTTATTCCGTATCTATTTGCTTTTTGGATATTGTTCAGCGGCATTACGCGGCTTGCCACCAGTTTTAAAATTCGCTACATAACCAGAAGAGGCGGCTTTTACTTACTGTTAGTCGGCATATTGGGCATTATCTGTGGCATCGTCATGCTAATGCATCCGCTCTTTACCAGCCTGTTCGTCGCGTACATGATCGGCTTCGACTTTATTTATCACGGTATTATCAGTATCGTTTTATTCTTTAGAGGACGGTAAACGATTAGAAGATACTCATCAACTGATGCATGATACTGTGCATTAGTTGATGATAAGTTTTTTTATCATGCGATAGCCCGATTCTGTGGAGATTTTCAAAAAAGCCTAATATCTTTGCCATCACCTGTTTGCGAGCTTGTCATTTATTGGGTATTTCTTGTATATTCCGTATATATTTCATATATGGTATAATTCCACCGCGAGTGAGGTAAACTATGAGTCGTCATTTAAAAAGAACAGTCTCCATTTTTTTCTGCATCGTAGTAATACTCCCTTATCTCATCATTTTTACCGCTTGCCGCGATACACGGGAAGCAATCCTTTACCTCTATAATTGGACATACTACACCCCCGATTCCGTTATCCAAGCTTTTGAAAAAAAATACAATGTCAAAGTTGTCTACGATGATTTCGCTTCAAACGAAGATATGTTTGCCAAACTCATGGCCGGTTCAAAAGGTTACGATCTGGTAGTTCCATCGGCAGACTATGTTTCAATCATGATCAAACTTAACATGCTTGAACCTATCGATGTATCAAAAATCCCGAATATTCGCTATCTGCGTCCGGAGATCCTCACTCGAATCGACTACGATCCAAAAATGGAATTTTCAGTGCCGTATTATATGGGAGCCGCTGGTATTGCAGTAAACACCAAAGAAGTGCCCGATTATGAGCGCAGCTGGAATATCTTTGAGCGGAGTGATTTAAAAAACAGAATGACAATGATGGATGATATGCGGGAAGTGCTCGGTGCTGCACTAGGTTTTTTAGGTTACCAGCCGAACAGTACGGATCCCAGTGAACTGGAGCAGGCATATCGGTTGATCCAAAATGATTGGAAACCGAATCTCGTAAAGTTTGATGCGGACGGTTTTGCAAAGTCTTTCGCATCGGGAGACTTTTTGGCAGTGCAAGGATACGCGGAATCGATTTTTGCGGAGTTGCAAGAAGATCAAACACAGGATGTCGATTTTTTTATTCCGCAAGGCGTTCATTCAGCCCTGTATATCGACAGCTTCTGTATTCCCGAAGGGGCTCCTCATCCGGAACTTGCACATGCCTTTATCAACTTTGTGCTTGAACCTACCGTTTATGCCGAGTTCTTAGATACATTCGGCTTTCCAGCTTCTATCCATACGGAGGCAGGGTACTACCAAAAGAAACGACCTCACTACGCACTCGACGATCTTAAAGATTGCATTCTCAAACAAGACCTCGGTGCAAACTTAGAACTGTATAACAGCTTTTGGCAGCGGATCCGTTTTACGCCATAGGATAAGCCGCCGTTCTCCAAAAAATTTTATTGCCGTTTTTCCATTTTGTGCGTAAATTTATTATATGAATATAGACAAATACACAGTGAAAGCACGTGAGGCGTTGCAGGATGCAGCCTCACTTGCCGAACAGGACAATCACAGTCAGATTGAGCCGGTTCACCTCTTATACAAACTCTTGGATCAAGAGGAGGGGATTGTACCGCCGCTCATTGAGAAGATCGGTGCATCAACGGATCAAATCCTCGATGCGCTCGATTCTATTTTGGATAAAAAACCGCGGGTAACCGGAGACTCTGCGCAGGTATATATGTCGCCGGTTTTAACAAAGCTCTGCGCTCAGGCGGAAAAGATCGCCGCTTCGCTCAAGGACGAGTATGTTTCCACGGAGCATCTTCTTCTTGCGCTTACTAAAAGCGATGACGAGGTAGGTGAACTGCTCCGCTCGCACGGTATTACCTACGATGCGGCGTTGAGAGCCTTAAAGGATGTGCGGGGAAATCAGCGGGTTACCAGCGAAGACCCCGAAGCGACGTTTAACAGTCTGGAAAAATACTGCCGCGATTTAACCGAACTTGCCCGGGAAGAAAAAATCGACCCCGTTATCGGACGTGATGAAGAAATCCGGCGGGTGATGCAGGTACTTTCGCGCCGCACTAAAAACAACCCCGTATTGATCGGTGAGCCGGGTGTCGGTAAAACCGCTATTGTCGAGGGGCTTGCCCGCCGGATTGTGTCTGGAGACGTGCCGGACAGCCTGCGCGGGAAAAAGCTCTTGTCGCTTGACCTCGGTGCCTTGGTTGCCGGAGCGAAGTTCCGCGGCGAATTTGAGGAGCGCCTCAAAGCGGTTATCTCCGAGGTGCAAAAAGCCGAGGGCAGCATCATCCTCTTTATTGATGAGCTGCATACCCTTGTCGGCGCCGGTGCGAGCGAAGGGGCGATGGATGCTTCCAACTTGTTAAAGCCTGCCTTGGCGCGCGGTGAGCTGCGGGCGATCGGCGCTACCACCTTGGATGAGTACCGCAAGTATATCGAAAAGGACAGCGCCTTGGAGCGCCGCTTCCAGCAGGTATACTGCCCCGAACCGAATGTAGAGGACACCATTGCCATTCTGCGCGGCTTGCAGGAAAAGTACGAAATACACCACGGTGTGCGCATTAAGGATGAAGCGCTCATCGCAGCGGCGGTGCTTTCCAACCGCTATATCACCAACCGCTTTTTGCCGGATAAGGCAATCGACTTAGTGGACGAGGCCGCCAGTAGGCTCAAAATGGAAATTGAAAGCCAGCCGGTTGAGCTTGATCAGGTGGAACGCAAAATCCTCCAGATGAACATCGAGAAGGTGTCTCTTTCAAAAGAAACGGACGCTGCTTCAAAAGAGCGGTTGGAAAAGCTGGAGCAGGAGCTATCCGACTTAACCGAAAAACGGAATGTGATGCAGGCGCAGTGGCAAAACGAAAAGACCCGCATCAACGAGTCGCGGAAATATAAGGAAGAGCTTGAGCAGCTGCGCCGCGAAGAAACGCAGTTTACGCGCGACGGCAATTTGAATAAGGCTGCCGAGCTAAAATACGGACGCATACCGGAACTGGAAAAAAAGATTGCTGCCGTTACCGCAGAGCTTGCAAAAAAAGCAGGCAGCAGCGGACAGCTTCTCCGCGAGGAGGTTTCCGAAGAGGATATTGCTAAGATTGTTTCGATGTGGACAGGGATTCCTGTTGCAAAGATGCTGGCGAGCGAGCAGCAGAAGTACCTCGATCTGGAATCAGTATTGCAGAAGCGGGTTGTCGGACAAGATCAGGCAGTACAGGCGGTTGCCGATGCCATCAGACGGAACAGGGCAGGACTTTCCGACCCCAACCGACCGCTCGGCAGCTTCCTCTGTATCGGGCCTACCGGTGTGGGTAAAACCGAACTGGCGCGCACCCTTGCAGACTTCCTCTTTAACGATGACCGGGCGCTTACCCGTATCGACATGAGCGAATACATGGAAAAACATTCGGTGAGCCGCTTAATCGGAGCGCCGCCCGGCTATGTGGGCTATGACGAAGGCGGACAGCTGACTGAAGCAGTCCGCCGCCGTCCGTACAGCGTGGTGCTCTTTGATGAAATCGAAAAAGCGCATCCCGATGTGTTCAACGTTTTCTTGCAGATACTGGATGACGGGCGGCTGACGGATGGGCAAGGCAGGGTAATAGACTTCCGCAACACGATTATCATTATGACGAGTAACCTCGGCTCGGAGCTGATTCTATCGGCAGATACTCCGGAAGCAATGGCTGCGCAGATTAAAGACCTGCTCAAACAGTATTTCCGCCCTGAGTTTTTAAACCGTATCGACGAGCTTTTAACCTTTAGACGGCTCGGCAAGGAGCAAATCCGCAAGATCGTCGACATCCAGCTGCAGGCTGTTTCCGCACGGCTTGAAGCACGCCGCCTGCATTTGACTGTAACGGATGCTGCAAAGGACTTCCTCGCCGATATCGGCTACGATCCCTTGTACGGTGCGCGTCCTTTAAAGCGGGCTATCCAAACCGAACTTGAAAACAAGCTGGCAAAAGAGTTGCTTTCAGGTGCTTTCGTCGGCAAGACCGACATTACGGTGGATGCCGGAAAGGGCGGCTTGACGTTCAAGGTGTAAAATCGTTAATAGGTAAAACCTAACAGCTCCCTTAGATTTAGATACGATGTTTAAAATTAAGCCATTATTGTAAAGACTTAATTTTAAACTCGCGGGGATGTCCCGAAAGTAACCGATTTTCGAGACATCCCCATTGCCCTGTCTTTTCTTCTCCACATATTGCCTTTTTCCGATAGAGATTTAGAAAGGTTCTCTCCGCTTACTTCAACTTCCCTTACCGATTCACTCATTCTACTTTCTGCATATCACTTTAATGTTGCACGGTGTTTCATCAAGCATCCGTTTGCATTCAAACATATCTTCAACCTGATGTGCTTTTAATTCGGCAAAGAATGATGCCAATAGTCGGTAATCGGTGCTGTTGAGTACAAAAAGCGGTTTCTCGTCGGGATCGGTCTTTTCATCAAGGTAGACTTCCAACTCCGTTAATGAAGCGTTGAGCGTAATAGCAAGCTGAATATGCACGGCATCTATACCGGTAGACAGTACCAGTTGCTATTGGCTCTGTAAGTTTATCGTAAGATATACAAGATATGTAGCGATTGAACTATAATAAAAATCCTTAAAAGTAGAATCAATACAATATAAATTCTCAAAAAACCATTTTATTTCTCGTAGATATTGCACTCCTAATGTAGCAGCATAGTCCAATGAGCCTAAAAACTTACTTTTTATTGTTCCATTAATATTTTTATCGTTTGTGTAAATGATATCCCAGATATCTCCTATTGCTTTAAGAGGATTTTCTAACAAATTACATTTTTCAGCATACATATATAGGTGCCGTGTTAAAAAATCCAATTGATATTCTAATATCAATAGTTCAGTCTGACTATTTTTCTTTTCTTCTTTTAAGCTCAAAATAAAATCTTTTGCATCTATAAATGCCTCAAGCAAGTTTGCAGGATATGTGTCATCAAGAATATTTGAAAGAGAATACATATCAACATAGTGGCGAGCGGTATTTCTTTCTGCAGCATAAAGTGTATGGCAAAAAAAGTTGTTTTTATTTGTTTCTCTATAATTTTCATAATACTGTATAGTATATGTTTTCTTCCTTCTTTCCTTTTTTTCATAACGATATTTTTTATCCGTATCGCTAAAAAACCTGCAGGTAAATTTTCTTAAAAACATGCATGATCTATCTCTCACTGATACACAAGGTACTGGTATTTGTATATAATTATCAACTTCAAATCCGCAGTCAATTTCCTTAAGTGTTTTTTGATTGTTTTTTAGTGTCATAATTTCTGCTTCAGCAGCATCATCAGAAGTGAACATCATGTTTTTTTTAGGTTGGCAATAAAGATTTTTGCGTTCTTTAAGTTCACCTGCAAAATCCAT from Treponema vincentii harbors:
- a CDS encoding ABC transporter permease subunit, with product MITASITLIAQAAPLLIAACAALVSEYAGLLNVGIEGLMLLSAFTGIGGILLTENLGGLIPGLAVSLTLGAGLSMFITYLALYRKANIYILGLAVNLTAAGFVSILSTRFFGNRSIVALPPELLLQPQLLKTVSAALAVLTGLGLALFCRYTKTGLRIKILGKDSAFLDSIGVHTARLKIAAMGMSGAAAALAGCLLSLQLGAFVPNQSAGKGWIALVLAYAGGRSVIGTICAALLFVYLENTIAAAQIGMEHPALLIGLPFVLGLFLIIAEKLIIRLWKRYRGK
- a CDS encoding HdeD family acid-resistance protein yields the protein MRKEFRITALIVGILSIIAGIYMFVSPITSLASLSFFLAVVMFINGVYEIIHYFADREDHILIVLLNGILTILLSILVFSSPLFTAATFIPYLFAFWILFSGITRLATSFKIRYITRRGGFYLLLVGILGIICGIVMLMHPLFTSLFVAYMIGFDFIYHGIISIVLFFRGR
- a CDS encoding ABC transporter permease, producing MNKDTQQHRLKKAAPLLNSIISVTASAAAAAICLAAQSEEPLETLIAFFISPFTNTFYFGNMLDQASLILLCAMGFILPAKAGFFNLGGEGQAYLASFIAVEFALLIPQFPQPFGLITGCILAALCSGLLGFISAFLKQFLGITELISTYLLSCALLPLIDYGVNDIFRDSSSNLMATPYTSEAWFFTSFWNPSTLNSSIFFTVIITALLFWMFKRTRYGYELGLTGNNRAFAQSQGIKVGLISVLALTFGAAAHGLAGAFSVYGSRHYVYAGITSGLGWSGISAALIGRNHPLGAVFGALFFAWMEAGGKAAMLQTSTSFDLSSIVQGIAFILITVDFFRQKRKGSPV
- a CDS encoding glutathione peroxidase; amino-acid sequence: MMIYDYSVQDAQGNDVSLSKYKGKVLLIVNTATACGFTPQYKELEEIYEKYHDSGFEIIDVPCNQFGEQAPGTDAEIHTFCTLHYNTKFPQMKKSDVNGEHALPLFTYLKSQKKFEGFGAGKMAETLRDFIQKIDSDYKNTPDIKWNFTKFVIARDGTVVARFEPPAPMSDVAACVAGCVENLEGK
- a CDS encoding hemolysin family protein; this translates as MDTGEPPHTLLLLVSLLALFLLSMFFSSAETAFLSLNKLKLRFLRERNNRAAARAEKILQNKQKFLSTILIGNSIVNIAISVVLTAAALRIFGDSGLGIAVTAGTVLLLIFGEILPKSIALVYPDALSLAFAHFILLLMAILSPIVTLFSAVTGVLLRLCGIREAQNTAAVTEADLREFFQAREEGGFIGSDERTVLTNILRYGDFSVRSVMTPRRDIAAIHIGAAAAEIIELSKKSRFSRFPVYSTNIDDIQGFFYIKDFLFSPEYLDESDTFQVSTYLRKPLFVFETTKLAQVEKKFHTEQQTMAIVLDEYGGTAGLITVEDVSEEIFGNIFDEYDVQADVDTHTAMADANIHVDTAETTQAVPNNTSPALSTVSKSGQAAAIAATEADATSAANEFGITPAEIASNSMPTSASPSAPVRTGADGIGSDNTGTARNGAEEQEAFTIAGITRLADLNEKLNLNLESQYSDTIGGYIMEKAGEIPAAGYSISIEPYLFTVTKVEANRIEQVEVRMQVEE
- a CDS encoding hemolysin family protein; this encodes MNLIIISVEIIILLACAAFFSGTETAVTAITRPEYRSLKKSSRRNAQRLARLVEMKDKIVTTALIGTNFVNTLNSGLITAFTLNVFGAQAVPAATAVITVLIIILAEIFPKALAAERAESIGKKASLPLYVCYTVLRPIVAVFSLLTKAVLRLCNARSKTTPDTLKEKDLQLLVHIGQEDGALAAGEEALLRKAVLLQDVKLRNIMTPRTAITYVNSAATFSQIIEQFRRSRFSRLPVYDSKTKTVTGIIHYKTLLFAVQERRKPGIAALQRPAIFVPESASILSIIRAMNTNMQNIAIVIDEHGGVAGLITMDDIIAAVFSTVQDEYGKARNDPMRSVRFINTSQLILPGALRLEDCNELLHTDFHSDYYDTLGGFLLEKWGYLPHTNERLTCNRITFTVTHISNRRIDTVVADLSSVL